From Pseudorca crassidens isolate mPseCra1 chromosome 15, mPseCra1.hap1, whole genome shotgun sequence, one genomic window encodes:
- the MYH7B gene encoding myosin-7B isoform X2: MRSWGPLLPSPSQPEVVWAGPRPRDHGLTEPLARHHQGTLEDQIIEANPAMEAFGNAKTLRNDNSSRFGKFIRIHFGPSGKLASADIDSYLLEKSRVIFQLPGERGYHVYYQILSGKKPELQDMLLLSMNPYDYHFCSQGVITVDHMNDGEELMATDHAMDILGFSVDEKCACYKVVGALLHFGNMKFKQKQRDEQAEADGTESADKAAYLMGVSSGDLLKGLLHPRVRVGNEYVTKGQSVEQVVFAVGALAKATYDRLFRWLVSRINQTLDTKLPRQFFIGVLDIAGFEIFEEEYKREGIDWVFIDFGLDLQPCIDLIEKPLGILSLLEEECMFPKASDASFQAKLYDNHAGKSSNFQQPRPDKKRKYQAHFEVVHYAGVVPYSIVGWLEKNKDPLNETVVPIFQKSQNKLLATLYENYAGSCSTEPPKSGVKEKRRKAASFQTVSQLHKENLNKLMTNLRATQPHFVRCIVPNENKTPGIMDAFLVLHQLRCNGVLEGIRICRQGFPNRLLYADFRQRYRILNPSAIPDDTFMDSRKATEKLLASLNIDHTQYQFGHTKVFFKAGLLGVLEELRDQRLAKVLTLLQARSRGRLMRLEYQRLLGGRDALFTIQWNIRAFNAVKNWSWMKLFFKMKPLLRSAQAEAELAALRAELRGLRRALATAEAKCQELEETHVSVTQEKNDLALQLQAEQENLADAEERCHLLIKSKVQLEAKVKELSERLEDEEEVNADLAARRRKLEDECTELKKDTDDLELTLAKAEKEKQATESKVKNLMEEMVALEESVARLTKEKKALQEAHQQALGDLQAEEDRVSALAKAKARLEQQVEDLECSLEQEKKLRMDMERAKRKLEGDLKLTQESVTDAAQDKQQLEEKLQKKDSELSQLNLRVEDEQLLGAQLQKKIKELQSRAEALEEELEAERSARARVEKQRAEAARELAELSERLEEVGGASTGQREGCRKHEAELGRLRRELEEAALRHEATVAALRRKQAESAAELGEQADSLQRARQKLEKEKSELRMEVDDLGASVETLARGKASAEKLCRAYEDQLSEAKIKVEELQRQLADASTQQGRLQAESGKLSRLLEEKESLISQLSRGKALATQSLEELRRQLEEESKAKSMLAHAVQASRHDCDLLREQHEEEAEAQAELQRLLSKANAEVAQWRSKYEADAIQRTEELEEAKKKLALRLQEAEAGVEAAHAKCSSLEKAKLRLQTESEDVTLELERATSAAAALDKKQRHLERALEERRRQEEEMQRELEAAQREARSLGTELFRLRHSHEEALEALETLKRENKNLQEEISDLTDQVSLSGKSIQELEKAKKALEGEKSELQAALEEAEGALELEETKTLRTQLELSQVKAEVDRKLVEKDEECTDLRRNHQRAVESLQASLDAETRARNEALRLKKKMEGDLNDLELQLGHATRHATEAQATTRLLQAQLKDEQAGRDEEQRLAAELHEQAQALERRAALLAAELEELRAALEQAERSRRLAEQELLEATERLSLLHSQNTGLLSQKKKLEVDLAQLSGEAEEAAQERREAEEKAKKAITDAAMMAEELQKEQDTSAHLEQMKKTLEQTVRELQARLEEAEQAALRGGKKQVQKLEAKVRELEAELDAEQKQHAEALKGVRKHERRVKELAYQAEEDRKNLARMQDLVDKLQSKVKNYKRQCEEAEQQANTNLAKYRKAQHELDDAEERADMAETQANKLRARTRDALGPKVRSGVGHPPCPPRGGQLTQAPLSP; this comes from the exons ATGAGGTCCTGGggacccctcctcccctccccttcccaaccAGAGGTTGTCTGGGCTGGGCCGAGACCCCGGGACCACGGGCTGACAGAGCCCTTGGCCCGCCACCACCAGGGCACCCTCGAGGATCAAATCATTGAGGCTAACCCTGCCATGGAGGCTTTTGGCAATGCCAAGACCCTGCGGAACGACAACTCGTCCCGCTTC GGCAAGTTCATCCGCATTCATTTTGGTCCCTCTGGGAAGCTGGCATCCGCGGATATTGACAGCT ATCTCCTGGAGAAGTCAAGGGTGATCTTCCAGCTGCCTGGTGAGCGAGGCTACCACGTCTACTACCAGATCCTCTCGGGGAAGAAGCCAGAGCTGCAGG ACATGCTGCTTCTGTCTATGAACCCCTATGACTACCACTTCTGCAGCCAGGGCGTCATCACTGTGGACCACATGAATGACGGGGAGGAGCTCATGGCCACTGAC catgcCATGGACATCCTGGGCTTCAGCGTGGATGAGAAGTGTGCCTGCTACAAGGTCGTGGGGGCCCTCCTGCACTTCGGCAACATGAAATTCAAGCAGAAGCAGCGGGACGAGCAGGCCGAGGCCGACGGCACCGAGA GTGCTGACAAGGCTGCCTACCTGATGGGGGTCAGCAGTGGAGACCTCCTCAAAGGCCTTCTGCACCCCCGAGTGCGTGTGGGGAACGAGTATGTGACCAAGGGTCAGAGCGTGGAGCAG GTGGTGTTTGCCGTGGGGGCTCTGGCCAAGGCCACCTATGACCGGCTGTTCCGGTGGCTGGTGTCACGGATCAACCAGACACTGGACACCAAGTTGCCCCGTCAGTTCTTCATCGGCGTCCTGGACATCGCCGGTTTTGAGATCTTTGAG GAGGAGTACAAGCGGGAGGGCATCGACTGGGTCTTCATCGACTTCGGCCTGGACCTGCAGCCCTGCATTGACCTCATTGAGAAG CCACTGGGCATCCTGTCCCTTCTGGAGGAGGAGTGTATGTTCCCCAAGGCCTCAGATGCCAGCTTCCAGGCCAAGCTCTATGACAACCACGCGGGGAAGTCGTCCAATTTCCAGCAGCCACGGCCTGACAAGAAGCGCAAATACCAGGCCCACTTTGAGGTGGTCCACTACGCGGGCGTG GTGCCTTACAGCATCGTGGGCTGGCTGGAAAAAAACAAGGATCCACTGAATGAGACGGTGGTCCCCATCTTCCAAAAGTCGCAGAACAAGCTCTTGGCTACTCTCTACGAGAACTATGCTGGCTCCTGCTCTA CCGAGCCCCCCAAGTCTGGGGTGAAAGAGAAGCGTAGGAAGGCAGCATCATTCCAGACGGTGTCCCAGCTACACAAG GAGAACCTCAACAAGCTGATGACCAACCTGCGGGCCACACAGCCCCACTTTGTCCGTTGCATTGTCCCCAATGAGAACAAGACCCCAG GGATCATGGATGCCTTCTTGGTGCTACACCAGCTGCGTTGCAATGGGGTTCTGGAGGGGATCCGGATCTGCCGACAAGGATTCCCCAATAGGCTGCTTTACGCTGACTTCCGGCAACG GTACCGCATCCTGAACCCCAGTGCCATCCCGGATGACACCTTCATGGACAGCAGGAAGGCCACAGAGAAGCTGCTGGCCTCGCTGAACATCGACCACACCCAGTACCAGTTTGGCCATACCAAG GTGTTCTTCAAGGCTGGGCTTCTAGGCGTCTTGGAGGAGCTTCGTGACCAGCGTCTGGCCAAGGTCCTGACACTGCTGCAGGCACGGAGCCGGGGCCGCCTCATGCGCCTCGAGTACCAGCGCCTGCTTGGAGGCAG GGATGCCCTGTTCACCATCCAGTGGAACATCCGCGCCTTCAACGCCGTCAAGAACTGGTCATGGATGAAGCTCTTTTTCAAGATGAAGCCACTACTACGCTCGGCGCAGGCTGAGGCGGAGCTGGCGGCCCTGCGGGCAGAGCTGCGGGGGCTGCGAAGGGCACTGGCCACCGCCGAGGCCAAGtgccaggagctggaggagaCGCACGTCAGCGTCACCCAGGAGAAGAATGACCTGGCCCTGCAGCTGCAGGCA GAGCAGGAAAACCTGGCGGATGCCGAGGAGCGCTGCCACTTGCTCATCAAGTCCAAGGTGCAGCTGGAGGCGAAGGTGAAGGAGCTGAGCGAGCGGctggaggacgaggaggaggtgAATGCTGACCTGGCTGCCCGCCGGCGCAAGCTGGAAGATGAGTGCACAGAGCTCAAGAAGGACACTGATGACCTGGAGCTGACGCTGGCCAAGGCCGAGAAGGAGAAGCAAGCCACGGAGAGTAAG GTGAAGAACCTGATGGAGGAGATGGTGGCGCTGGAGGAGTCAGTGGCCCGGCTGACGAAGGAGAAGAAGGCCTTGCAGGAGGCCCACCAGCAGGCCCTGGGCGACCTGCAGGCTGAGGAGGACCGTGTGAGCGCACTGGCCAAGGCCAAGGCCCGCCTGGAGCAGCAGGTGGAAGAC CTGGAGTGCTCCCTGGAGCAAGAGAAGAAGCTGCGCATGGACATGGAGCGGGCCAAACGCAAGCTCGAGGGTGACCTGAAACTGACGCAGGAGTCGGTGACGGATGCTGCCCAGGACAAGCAGCAGCTGGAGGAGAAGCTCCAGAA AAAGGACTCCGAGCTGAGTCAGCTGAACCTTCGAGTGGAGGACGAGCAGCTCCTTGGGGCCCAGCTGCAGAAGAAGATCAAGGAGCTGCAG TCTCGGGCGGAGGCGCTGGAAGAGGAGCTGGAGGCCGAGCGGTCGGCCCGGGCCCGCGTGGAGAAGCAGCGGGCAGAAGCAGCCCGGGAGCTGGCGGAGCTGAGCGAGCGGCTGGAGGAGGTGGGCGGCGCGTCCACGGGGCAGCGCGAGGGCTGCCGGAAGCACGAGGCCGAGCTGGGGCGGCTGAGGCGGGAACTGGAGGAGGCGGCCCTGCGGCACGAGGCCACAGTGGCTGCGCTGCGGCGCAAGCAGGCGGAGAGCGCGGCCGAGCTGGGCGAGCAGGCGGACAGTCTGCAACGGGCGCgacagaagctggaaaaggagaAGAGCGAGCTCCGCATGGAGGTGGACGATCTGGGCGCCAGCGTGGAGACTCTGGCCCGCGGCAAG GCCAGTGCAGAGAAGCTGTGCCGGGCCTATGAGGATCAGCTGAGCGAGGCCAAGATCAAGGTGGAGGAGCTGCAGCGGCAACTGGCGGATGCCAGCACCCAGCAGGGGCGGCTACAAGCTGAGAGTG GGAAGCTGAGCCGACTGCTGGAGGAGAAGGAGTCTCTGATTAGCCAGCTGAGCCGTGGGAAGGCCTTGGCCACCCAGAGCCTGGAGGAACTGCGGCggcagctggaggaggagagCAAG GCCAAGAGCATGCTGGCCCATGCCGTGCAGGCTTCGCGGCATGACTGTGACCTCCTGCGGGAGCAGCACGAGGAGGAGGCCGAAGCCCAGGCCGAGCTGCAGCGGCTGCTGTCCAAGGCCAACGCCGAGGTGGCCCAGTGGAGGAGCAAGTACGAGGCAGATGCCATCCAGAGGACCGAGGAACTGGAGGAGGCCAA AAAGAAGCTGGCACTGCGGCTGCAGGAGGCAGAGGCGGGGGTAGAGGCTGCTCATGCCAAGTGCTCGTCGCTGGAGAAGGCCAAGCTGCGGCTGCAGACAGAGTCGGAGGACGTGACCCTGGAGCTGGAGCGGGCGACCTCGGCGGCCGCGGCGCTGGACAAGAAGCAGCGGCACTTGGAGCGGGCGCTGGAGGAGCGGCGGCGGCAGGAGGAGGAGATGCAGCGGGAGCTGGAGGCGGCCCAGAGGGAGGCCCGCAGCCTGGGCACGGAGCTCTTCCGGCTGAGGCACAGCCACGAGGAGGCTCTCGAGGCCCTGGAGACGCTCAAGCGGGAGAACAAGAACCTGCAGG AGGAGATCAGTGACCTCACAGACCAGGTCAGCCTCAGCGGGAAGAGCATCCAGGAGCTGGAGAAAGCCAAGAAGGCACTGGAAGGGGAGAAGAGCGAGCTCCAGGCTGCGCTGGAGGAGGCCGAG GGGGCCCTGGAGCTGGAGGAGACCAAGACTCTGCGGACCCAGCTGGAGCTTTCCCAGGTCAAGGCTGAGGTGGACCGGAAACTGGTGGAGAAAGACGAGGAGTGCACTGACCTGAG GCGCAACCACCAGCGGGCAGTGGAGTCCCTGCAGGCCTCCTTGGATGCAGAGACTCGGGCCCGCAACGAGGCGCTACGGCTCAAGAAGAAGATGGAGGGCGATCTCAACGACCTGGAGCTACAGCTGGGCCACGCCACCCGCCACGCCACGGAGGCACAGGCCACCACGCGGCTGCTGCAGGCCCAACTCAAGGACGAGCAGGCGGGGCGGGATGAGGAGCAGCGGCTGGCGGCCGAGCTCCACGAGCAGGCACAGGCCCTGGAGCGGCGGGCCGCCCTGCTGGCCGCGGAGCTGGAAGAGCTGCGGGCCGCCCTGGAGCAGGCCGAGCGCAGCCGGCGGCTGGCGGAGCAGGAGCTGCTGGAGGCCACCGAGCGCCTCAGCCTCCTGCATTCGCAG AACACAGGCCTCCTGAGCCAGAAGAAGAAGTTAGAGGTGGATTTGGCCCAGCTGAGCGGGGAGGCGGAGGAGGCTGCCCAGGAAAGGCGGGAAGCCGAGGAGAAGGCCAAGAAGGCCATCACCGAC GCAGCCATGATGGCAGAGGAGCTGCAAAAGGAGCAGGACACGAGCGCACACCTGGAACAGATGAAGAAGACTCTGGAGCAGACGGTGCGGGAGCTGCAGGCCCGGCTTGAGGAGGCAGAACAAGCCGCCCTCCGTGGCGGGAAGAAGCAGGTGCAGAAGCTGGAGGCCAAG GTGCGGGAGCTGGAGGCCGAGCTCGACGCAGAACAGAAGCAGCACGCCGAGGCCCTCAAGGGGGTGCGGAAACACGAGCGCCGGGTCAAGGAGCTCGCGTACCAG GCCGAGGAGGACAGGAAGAACCTGGCTCGCATGCAGGACCTGGTGGACAAGCTGCAGAGCAAGGTCAAGAACTACAAACGTCAGTGTGAAGAGGCG GAGCAGCAGGCCAACACTAACTTGGCCAAGTATCGCAAGGCCCAGCACGAGCTGGATGACGCGGAGGAGCGGGCGGACATGGCGGAAACCCAGGCCAACAAGCTGCGGGCGCGGACCCGGGACGCCCTGGGCCCCAAGGTGAGGAGTGGTGTGGGGCACCCACCCTGCCCTCCGCGTGGGGGGCAGCTCACCCAGGCACCCCTCTCCCCTTAG
- the MYH7B gene encoding myosin-7B isoform X1 codes for MRSWGPLLPSPSQPEVVWAGPRPRDHGLTEPLARHHQGTLEDQIIEANPAMEAFGNAKTLRNDNSSRFGKFIRIHFGPSGKLASADIDSYLLEKSRVIFQLPGERGYHVYYQILSGKKPELQDMLLLSMNPYDYHFCSQGVITVDHMNDGEELMATDHAMDILGFSVDEKCACYKVVGALLHFGNMKFKQKQRDEQAEADGTESADKAAYLMGVSSGDLLKGLLHPRVRVGNEYVTKGQSVEQVVFAVGALAKATYDRLFRWLVSRINQTLDTKLPRQFFIGVLDIAGFEIFEFNSFEQLCINFTNEKLQQFFNQHMFVLEQEEYKREGIDWVFIDFGLDLQPCIDLIEKPLGILSLLEEECMFPKASDASFQAKLYDNHAGKSSNFQQPRPDKKRKYQAHFEVVHYAGVVPYSIVGWLEKNKDPLNETVVPIFQKSQNKLLATLYENYAGSCSTEPPKSGVKEKRRKAASFQTVSQLHKENLNKLMTNLRATQPHFVRCIVPNENKTPGIMDAFLVLHQLRCNGVLEGIRICRQGFPNRLLYADFRQRYRILNPSAIPDDTFMDSRKATEKLLASLNIDHTQYQFGHTKVFFKAGLLGVLEELRDQRLAKVLTLLQARSRGRLMRLEYQRLLGGRDALFTIQWNIRAFNAVKNWSWMKLFFKMKPLLRSAQAEAELAALRAELRGLRRALATAEAKCQELEETHVSVTQEKNDLALQLQAEQENLADAEERCHLLIKSKVQLEAKVKELSERLEDEEEVNADLAARRRKLEDECTELKKDTDDLELTLAKAEKEKQATESKVKNLMEEMVALEESVARLTKEKKALQEAHQQALGDLQAEEDRVSALAKAKARLEQQVEDLECSLEQEKKLRMDMERAKRKLEGDLKLTQESVTDAAQDKQQLEEKLQKKDSELSQLNLRVEDEQLLGAQLQKKIKELQSRAEALEEELEAERSARARVEKQRAEAARELAELSERLEEVGGASTGQREGCRKHEAELGRLRRELEEAALRHEATVAALRRKQAESAAELGEQADSLQRARQKLEKEKSELRMEVDDLGASVETLARGKASAEKLCRAYEDQLSEAKIKVEELQRQLADASTQQGRLQAESGKLSRLLEEKESLISQLSRGKALATQSLEELRRQLEEESKAKSMLAHAVQASRHDCDLLREQHEEEAEAQAELQRLLSKANAEVAQWRSKYEADAIQRTEELEEAKKKLALRLQEAEAGVEAAHAKCSSLEKAKLRLQTESEDVTLELERATSAAAALDKKQRHLERALEERRRQEEEMQRELEAAQREARSLGTELFRLRHSHEEALEALETLKRENKNLQEEISDLTDQVSLSGKSIQELEKAKKALEGEKSELQAALEEAEGALELEETKTLRTQLELSQVKAEVDRKLVEKDEECTDLRRNHQRAVESLQASLDAETRARNEALRLKKKMEGDLNDLELQLGHATRHATEAQATTRLLQAQLKDEQAGRDEEQRLAAELHEQAQALERRAALLAAELEELRAALEQAERSRRLAEQELLEATERLSLLHSQNTGLLSQKKKLEVDLAQLSGEAEEAAQERREAEEKAKKAITDAAMMAEELQKEQDTSAHLEQMKKTLEQTVRELQARLEEAEQAALRGGKKQVQKLEAKVRELEAELDAEQKQHAEALKGVRKHERRVKELAYQAEEDRKNLARMQDLVDKLQSKVKNYKRQCEEAEQQANTNLAKYRKAQHELDDAEERADMAETQANKLRARTRDALGPKHKE; via the exons ATGAGGTCCTGGggacccctcctcccctccccttcccaaccAGAGGTTGTCTGGGCTGGGCCGAGACCCCGGGACCACGGGCTGACAGAGCCCTTGGCCCGCCACCACCAGGGCACCCTCGAGGATCAAATCATTGAGGCTAACCCTGCCATGGAGGCTTTTGGCAATGCCAAGACCCTGCGGAACGACAACTCGTCCCGCTTC GGCAAGTTCATCCGCATTCATTTTGGTCCCTCTGGGAAGCTGGCATCCGCGGATATTGACAGCT ATCTCCTGGAGAAGTCAAGGGTGATCTTCCAGCTGCCTGGTGAGCGAGGCTACCACGTCTACTACCAGATCCTCTCGGGGAAGAAGCCAGAGCTGCAGG ACATGCTGCTTCTGTCTATGAACCCCTATGACTACCACTTCTGCAGCCAGGGCGTCATCACTGTGGACCACATGAATGACGGGGAGGAGCTCATGGCCACTGAC catgcCATGGACATCCTGGGCTTCAGCGTGGATGAGAAGTGTGCCTGCTACAAGGTCGTGGGGGCCCTCCTGCACTTCGGCAACATGAAATTCAAGCAGAAGCAGCGGGACGAGCAGGCCGAGGCCGACGGCACCGAGA GTGCTGACAAGGCTGCCTACCTGATGGGGGTCAGCAGTGGAGACCTCCTCAAAGGCCTTCTGCACCCCCGAGTGCGTGTGGGGAACGAGTATGTGACCAAGGGTCAGAGCGTGGAGCAG GTGGTGTTTGCCGTGGGGGCTCTGGCCAAGGCCACCTATGACCGGCTGTTCCGGTGGCTGGTGTCACGGATCAACCAGACACTGGACACCAAGTTGCCCCGTCAGTTCTTCATCGGCGTCCTGGACATCGCCGGTTTTGAGATCTTTGAG TTTAACAGCTTTGAACAGCTGTGTATCAACTTCACCAACGAGAAGCTGCAGCAGTTCTTCAACCAGCACATGTTTGTGCTCGAGCAGGAGGAGTACAAGCGGGAGGGCATCGACTGGGTCTTCATCGACTTCGGCCTGGACCTGCAGCCCTGCATTGACCTCATTGAGAAG CCACTGGGCATCCTGTCCCTTCTGGAGGAGGAGTGTATGTTCCCCAAGGCCTCAGATGCCAGCTTCCAGGCCAAGCTCTATGACAACCACGCGGGGAAGTCGTCCAATTTCCAGCAGCCACGGCCTGACAAGAAGCGCAAATACCAGGCCCACTTTGAGGTGGTCCACTACGCGGGCGTG GTGCCTTACAGCATCGTGGGCTGGCTGGAAAAAAACAAGGATCCACTGAATGAGACGGTGGTCCCCATCTTCCAAAAGTCGCAGAACAAGCTCTTGGCTACTCTCTACGAGAACTATGCTGGCTCCTGCTCTA CCGAGCCCCCCAAGTCTGGGGTGAAAGAGAAGCGTAGGAAGGCAGCATCATTCCAGACGGTGTCCCAGCTACACAAG GAGAACCTCAACAAGCTGATGACCAACCTGCGGGCCACACAGCCCCACTTTGTCCGTTGCATTGTCCCCAATGAGAACAAGACCCCAG GGATCATGGATGCCTTCTTGGTGCTACACCAGCTGCGTTGCAATGGGGTTCTGGAGGGGATCCGGATCTGCCGACAAGGATTCCCCAATAGGCTGCTTTACGCTGACTTCCGGCAACG GTACCGCATCCTGAACCCCAGTGCCATCCCGGATGACACCTTCATGGACAGCAGGAAGGCCACAGAGAAGCTGCTGGCCTCGCTGAACATCGACCACACCCAGTACCAGTTTGGCCATACCAAG GTGTTCTTCAAGGCTGGGCTTCTAGGCGTCTTGGAGGAGCTTCGTGACCAGCGTCTGGCCAAGGTCCTGACACTGCTGCAGGCACGGAGCCGGGGCCGCCTCATGCGCCTCGAGTACCAGCGCCTGCTTGGAGGCAG GGATGCCCTGTTCACCATCCAGTGGAACATCCGCGCCTTCAACGCCGTCAAGAACTGGTCATGGATGAAGCTCTTTTTCAAGATGAAGCCACTACTACGCTCGGCGCAGGCTGAGGCGGAGCTGGCGGCCCTGCGGGCAGAGCTGCGGGGGCTGCGAAGGGCACTGGCCACCGCCGAGGCCAAGtgccaggagctggaggagaCGCACGTCAGCGTCACCCAGGAGAAGAATGACCTGGCCCTGCAGCTGCAGGCA GAGCAGGAAAACCTGGCGGATGCCGAGGAGCGCTGCCACTTGCTCATCAAGTCCAAGGTGCAGCTGGAGGCGAAGGTGAAGGAGCTGAGCGAGCGGctggaggacgaggaggaggtgAATGCTGACCTGGCTGCCCGCCGGCGCAAGCTGGAAGATGAGTGCACAGAGCTCAAGAAGGACACTGATGACCTGGAGCTGACGCTGGCCAAGGCCGAGAAGGAGAAGCAAGCCACGGAGAGTAAG GTGAAGAACCTGATGGAGGAGATGGTGGCGCTGGAGGAGTCAGTGGCCCGGCTGACGAAGGAGAAGAAGGCCTTGCAGGAGGCCCACCAGCAGGCCCTGGGCGACCTGCAGGCTGAGGAGGACCGTGTGAGCGCACTGGCCAAGGCCAAGGCCCGCCTGGAGCAGCAGGTGGAAGAC CTGGAGTGCTCCCTGGAGCAAGAGAAGAAGCTGCGCATGGACATGGAGCGGGCCAAACGCAAGCTCGAGGGTGACCTGAAACTGACGCAGGAGTCGGTGACGGATGCTGCCCAGGACAAGCAGCAGCTGGAGGAGAAGCTCCAGAA AAAGGACTCCGAGCTGAGTCAGCTGAACCTTCGAGTGGAGGACGAGCAGCTCCTTGGGGCCCAGCTGCAGAAGAAGATCAAGGAGCTGCAG TCTCGGGCGGAGGCGCTGGAAGAGGAGCTGGAGGCCGAGCGGTCGGCCCGGGCCCGCGTGGAGAAGCAGCGGGCAGAAGCAGCCCGGGAGCTGGCGGAGCTGAGCGAGCGGCTGGAGGAGGTGGGCGGCGCGTCCACGGGGCAGCGCGAGGGCTGCCGGAAGCACGAGGCCGAGCTGGGGCGGCTGAGGCGGGAACTGGAGGAGGCGGCCCTGCGGCACGAGGCCACAGTGGCTGCGCTGCGGCGCAAGCAGGCGGAGAGCGCGGCCGAGCTGGGCGAGCAGGCGGACAGTCTGCAACGGGCGCgacagaagctggaaaaggagaAGAGCGAGCTCCGCATGGAGGTGGACGATCTGGGCGCCAGCGTGGAGACTCTGGCCCGCGGCAAG GCCAGTGCAGAGAAGCTGTGCCGGGCCTATGAGGATCAGCTGAGCGAGGCCAAGATCAAGGTGGAGGAGCTGCAGCGGCAACTGGCGGATGCCAGCACCCAGCAGGGGCGGCTACAAGCTGAGAGTG GGAAGCTGAGCCGACTGCTGGAGGAGAAGGAGTCTCTGATTAGCCAGCTGAGCCGTGGGAAGGCCTTGGCCACCCAGAGCCTGGAGGAACTGCGGCggcagctggaggaggagagCAAG GCCAAGAGCATGCTGGCCCATGCCGTGCAGGCTTCGCGGCATGACTGTGACCTCCTGCGGGAGCAGCACGAGGAGGAGGCCGAAGCCCAGGCCGAGCTGCAGCGGCTGCTGTCCAAGGCCAACGCCGAGGTGGCCCAGTGGAGGAGCAAGTACGAGGCAGATGCCATCCAGAGGACCGAGGAACTGGAGGAGGCCAA AAAGAAGCTGGCACTGCGGCTGCAGGAGGCAGAGGCGGGGGTAGAGGCTGCTCATGCCAAGTGCTCGTCGCTGGAGAAGGCCAAGCTGCGGCTGCAGACAGAGTCGGAGGACGTGACCCTGGAGCTGGAGCGGGCGACCTCGGCGGCCGCGGCGCTGGACAAGAAGCAGCGGCACTTGGAGCGGGCGCTGGAGGAGCGGCGGCGGCAGGAGGAGGAGATGCAGCGGGAGCTGGAGGCGGCCCAGAGGGAGGCCCGCAGCCTGGGCACGGAGCTCTTCCGGCTGAGGCACAGCCACGAGGAGGCTCTCGAGGCCCTGGAGACGCTCAAGCGGGAGAACAAGAACCTGCAGG AGGAGATCAGTGACCTCACAGACCAGGTCAGCCTCAGCGGGAAGAGCATCCAGGAGCTGGAGAAAGCCAAGAAGGCACTGGAAGGGGAGAAGAGCGAGCTCCAGGCTGCGCTGGAGGAGGCCGAG GGGGCCCTGGAGCTGGAGGAGACCAAGACTCTGCGGACCCAGCTGGAGCTTTCCCAGGTCAAGGCTGAGGTGGACCGGAAACTGGTGGAGAAAGACGAGGAGTGCACTGACCTGAG GCGCAACCACCAGCGGGCAGTGGAGTCCCTGCAGGCCTCCTTGGATGCAGAGACTCGGGCCCGCAACGAGGCGCTACGGCTCAAGAAGAAGATGGAGGGCGATCTCAACGACCTGGAGCTACAGCTGGGCCACGCCACCCGCCACGCCACGGAGGCACAGGCCACCACGCGGCTGCTGCAGGCCCAACTCAAGGACGAGCAGGCGGGGCGGGATGAGGAGCAGCGGCTGGCGGCCGAGCTCCACGAGCAGGCACAGGCCCTGGAGCGGCGGGCCGCCCTGCTGGCCGCGGAGCTGGAAGAGCTGCGGGCCGCCCTGGAGCAGGCCGAGCGCAGCCGGCGGCTGGCGGAGCAGGAGCTGCTGGAGGCCACCGAGCGCCTCAGCCTCCTGCATTCGCAG AACACAGGCCTCCTGAGCCAGAAGAAGAAGTTAGAGGTGGATTTGGCCCAGCTGAGCGGGGAGGCGGAGGAGGCTGCCCAGGAAAGGCGGGAAGCCGAGGAGAAGGCCAAGAAGGCCATCACCGAC GCAGCCATGATGGCAGAGGAGCTGCAAAAGGAGCAGGACACGAGCGCACACCTGGAACAGATGAAGAAGACTCTGGAGCAGACGGTGCGGGAGCTGCAGGCCCGGCTTGAGGAGGCAGAACAAGCCGCCCTCCGTGGCGGGAAGAAGCAGGTGCAGAAGCTGGAGGCCAAG GTGCGGGAGCTGGAGGCCGAGCTCGACGCAGAACAGAAGCAGCACGCCGAGGCCCTCAAGGGGGTGCGGAAACACGAGCGCCGGGTCAAGGAGCTCGCGTACCAG GCCGAGGAGGACAGGAAGAACCTGGCTCGCATGCAGGACCTGGTGGACAAGCTGCAGAGCAAGGTCAAGAACTACAAACGTCAGTGTGAAGAGGCG GAGCAGCAGGCCAACACTAACTTGGCCAAGTATCGCAAGGCCCAGCACGAGCTGGATGACGCGGAGGAGCGGGCGGACATGGCGGAAACCCAGGCCAACAAGCTGCGGGCGCGGACCCGGGACGCCCTGGGCCCCAAG CACAAGGAGTGA